A region of Homo sapiens chromosome X, GRCh38.p14 Primary Assembly DNA encodes the following proteins:
- the PAGE2 gene encoding P antigen family member 2 isoform X1 has product MSELLRARSQSSERGNDQESSQPVGSVIVQEPTEEKRQEEEPPTDNQGIAPSGEIENQAVPAFQGPDMEAFQQELALLKIEDEPGDGPDVREGIMPTFDLTKVLEAGDAQP; this is encoded by the exons ATGAGTGAGCTTCTAAGAGCAAGATCCCAATCCTCAGAAAGAGGAAATGACCAAGAGTCTTCCCAGCCGGTTGGATCTGTGATT GTCCAGGAGCCCACTGAGGAAAAACGTCAAGAAGAGGAACCACCAACTGATAATCAGGGTATTGCACCTAGTGGGGAGATTGAAAATCAAGCAGTGCCTGCTTTTCAAG gGCCTGACATGGAAGCTTTTCAACAGGAACTGGCTCTGCTTAAGATAGAGGATGAGCCTGGAGATGGTCCTGATGTCAGGGAGGGTATTATGCCCACTTTTGATCTCACTAAAGTGCTGGAAGCAG gtgaTGCGCAACCATAG